GAATTCCGGTGTGGTTGGTGCGCGCCGCGTCAAATCTATTCGCCGCATATACAAAACTATATCGAGGGCGAACCACGGCAAAAACAGCGCACAGCTCGGTACACCGTACACCAAATCGTACACAAGGTTTgagatacacaaaaaaaaaaaaaaaaataaattaaacaaaaaaaataatttatcaattattttatttacttcaTAAATTTTCGTCGGTCGCTGCCGTGACGTGAATTATATTGTGTGTTGGATTTCTCGagtgcaaattaatttttcaaatttaattttgattgttttcaaaaaaaacgagaaaaacaAAGTTCATTTTTGCTTGAGTCAAATAATTTAGCAAATtgcattttaagatttttatttctACCTACCTACATCATAGAAGGTATACCTAGTTAAACTATCTGACACCTTGTGTCTGAGATAGATGTTCGCcgtgtcgtcgtcgtcatttatttcttttttttgtgcaaatagATTTTTACTTGCTAACTTAACAACTTCCTATTACCCACAACTATTCCTCCTGTGCGCTTCCCCTTTTTTCTTGTAGTTATTTTGTAATTATagttattttgtttaatgtgaTAGGTAATAGATACGGTTCCGGTTGCCGTAACACCGTTATAGAtgtaattcgttttttttttgttcgaaaaagtGCTTAATTCgattaaaagatacaaaaagaggaaaatcaaTAAGCGTATACAAGTCAATTATATTGTGAAAAAGTATTTTGCTTCTTCTATTTCGTCTGTTGAATTGCATTGCTATTCCATTTTGCTGGGGATATACCGAAAAAGAACGAAAAagtattgtttattttattcttgAGAATTTGCATGGGCATCTTTTTCTAAGGACGTGCCTATgcaagaagttttttttcgcCTAGACGCCTAGAATTTTTAAGTTCCACTCAAAAGGAATCTCATTTTAAAAACTTAGTTTcgttttttctgaattttttatgttaattcaAAAATCGCAATCTCGAATTTAGTGGAAATATaatctttttggattttttgataccaaataacaacaacaacagcagaaGCTGTAGCAACAACAGGAGTGTGTTTTGTTCGCTATGCTCTCTTATATGCTACCAGTAGAAGAGAAGCCATCAGagacaacaataacaacaacaacgacgacgacaaccgCTATGACAGTGTCGCCCCCTTCTATGCAAGTTGATGCTAGTAATACAACAATACAAAGTCTTCAAGTCCAAAAGACACCTGTTTCAATTGTCAAAGGATCAACCGCACCCACCAACAATCAACATCATTcacaagaacaacaacaacaacaatatcaatcatcacaaacaacaacaacaacaaatatgaTGAATGTAGGAGgtcgaaatttaaatttaaacttaaatctTAGCAATAAACTAAATCAAAGCGGCAATGCGCTTCTATCTGCGATAATTGAAAAgaacaccaccaccaccacatcATCATCTGCATCTGCATTAGCAATGAATAGCAATAGCAGCATTGCTAGCGATGACAATGACGATGATGGATGccacagctttgacaactgtgATGAGAACACAAAACTACTAGATGCTAGCGAAAAGATTTGCGCAAATGGAAAAACTTTAGCCTCGGTTACAGCGGCTGTTGCTGCTTCCGTTGCCGACACGTCAACATCATCAGCCATTTGTCTGCATGGTAGTAACCACAATAGCAATAATAAGACAGCGATAAGAAGTAATAGTAAcgggaataataataataataatagtattAGTAGCAGTTTGAAGGGGGGTGGCGGCAGCAGCGTTGGAAATAGTAGTAGTTGTCATGATTGTATTGAAGAGGAAGAAGTTGGAGATACCTGTGATGAGGATACAGAGACTGGCGGTACAAGTGACGGTGATAGACGTAAGCAATTGAAGAAAGTCAAACTTAGCAAGATAGGTGCAACCAAGAGTGTCACGTTGAAAAGGTGAGTTTTAATGcccacaaaagtttttttttttttattttaaaagatttattgttgattttttttttgatataatagtaatttttgagaAGGGGGCGTTTTTATGTGGGTACAGTAAGATATTTGAACAACCTACACGagaggattaaaaaaaaaatcagtttgatATTTGATCTTTAATCCATTTGATAATaaaaactggcgcccaacgtgggatTCTGATGATTCGTATCtagtaaaaatatttactcTTGAAAATAATCTCAAAAAGATAAGGAATCAGCTCTATTCTTATATCTAAAATTTCCGCTTTAGAAAAACTATGAATGAAAAAGGTGAAGAATGGGCGGAGAGAACATTTCTGTTATAGCTTACTTATGGAATAAATATGAATTGTCTTCTAACAAGTTATTGTTTTCTTgtggttttattaaaaacaacctCGATCCATCCAAACAATTATTATAACCTACTAATTTAAAGcaccccacgttgggcgccagttattGCTATTAAGTAATGAAAATTGGAAtttctcatttttcatttataaaggTCATTAAAGACTTAGAATAGAAGTTAGTTACACGAGAAGAGTAAAAAaatatcagtttaaaatttgatCCTAAAAACATTTGATAATTcgaactggcgcccaacgtggaatTCTTAAGAATCGTATCTGGTACACAAGTGTGCAATTAAAGTTTTTCTTTGGCAAGGAAGAATTGGAGCAAGAATGCTTTAAAATAACTTATCTTCTCGTTACAATATGAAGATGGTGAAGAGTAAGACGGGGAGAACATTaagttatagttttttttttttatggatataaaattacttaaaaagtaagtaattttttttctttacggTCCTAGTTAGTATTATCATCGAAGTTATTTTGAAACTTCGATGATAAAACTGACTAAATCTAAAACGAAAACGATATACCTATAAAACGAATTTTGAGAatcccacgttgggcgccagtcattactataaatgaatgaaaatcgAAATTTAGGTGTCATTTACAAGATCAATTCAATACTAAAGTTTTAGAATTATGagattaaggggtaataacactttTTAGGTACGAAATCGAGTGTCATTTTCAATAGCGTATAACACAAAGGAAAAATACTATTTTCTTTTGGAGTGAAATTAGTTTGATAAAGTCTTTCAATAGGTAACAGAAGGCTAAGGTgaaatttttaatgataaaatgaCGGTGGCCTATATTAGGGTGATCACAAACTCCTGTTTTTTCATCGGGTGACCAACTAACTCCTGAATTTTTTAACCGATcaggctgaaattttgtctgTAGTTTAACAATACTAATCTTAAATCTAAATTTaagttacaattttatttatataaattgttGCTTCTAGAGCGTgttggtatttttttctttttcggatttaaattaaaacaactttGATGCTAGACCTGAGTGCACCTTTTTTGAATAatcccacgttgggcgccagtttaaATACTTTCATTTACAAAGAAGCCAAGTCTGCAATAAAATAGTAGTCAATTTACTTTGACTTTGGAGTAAGTTGGAgagttttttttgacaaacatcTATTGAACTAAATAAAACTCAACAGCATTACGTGCGCTCATCATTATCTTTCGAGCTCTTGACGTCCCGTTAAATATCTATTTAACAAAAGATGTTTTCCTCtcttttaataattttgcttAACTGGCGTCCAACGCAATCTTCGTTTTTTATGGTGTAGATACAACAAGATAATTAAAGCAAGGTTTTTACAAAACCCTAACAATTGTGCTGCTACTATtgattacattttcaaaaaatcaataaatgaatttttgatCTTTTCTTAAAGCATGGTTTTTATTTGTGTTCTCTGTTCTTATttcctagtaaaaaaaaaagattttttattggatttctaACAAAAAACTGTCAGCCAAACATAATATAATTACAACTTCATTAGGCTTTTAGACACTCCCAAAAATCAGTCTCCCGTGTAGGTTTTATGTTTCGATCTCCACCACAGACTTCACAAAGATAAATTGAAATTCTCTATATACGGCAATTTCATGAATCACCTAtctagtttttatatttttagacttaaactatagttttttttggCAACTCTTTGCAACGAAAATGTCAAGTGGGCGCACTTCCATAAAACACAATTTACTTGAATCAAGGGCGAAAAACTGGCACTAAGGTCGATTTGATTCATATATTATTGCAGATTTGTTGCatcaaataaaaagttttaatgtttttttttttctgggtagGTATCACAAATAAATGTGTCAATAACCAATTTGTTGGAATCAAattgccaaacaaaaaaaaaagttttcaaacacatgttgaatattttagtttttagctGCAACTGTGTCATGTTTCAAATGCACTTTCATGTACAAACAAAAACGCCTCCTGGAGTGTTGCTTCAAATTGTtctagtttagttttttttttttaattgaaaaacattGAATGCTGAACGCTAAAAAAAGTTCCAAGTCTGATGCATCTTTTGTCTATTATATATGCTTTGTATTTAGAGacttatgttttttctttttctttcaattaCACAAAAGAGGCTAGCACTTTGAcagtatatttttctttttttttttttgaatgattcCAACGAGAAgttacaatattatttataagtTTAAGTTAATTTAAGTCTTTGTTAAATTATGGATACATAATTACGATTTTCAGCAACAGCGGGTGTATTTAATTACTTGAGGTTGTTTTAGGATTAATGATAGAACTTAAAAAAGTAAGACTTTCACTTTTGCTtgatttatatctttttttaatgacaTAACTAAACAGACAAACTTTATGTCTTAGTTAACTTTTTTAACTGTTAGTTGTTTTAACAACAAAAACCTTCTCAGCTTAGCAAATTTTATATGACTTAATCAAGTGCCAGCAGTGTTTTGCTATAAAAtcttttgatttcaaaattgttttttttccaagtttATGTACCTACTAACCTCTCAACAAACTACagtttagttatttatttttgtagaggTAATAGCTTtgaatcattgaataattatatatagaagtgacaccgatagtttctagcgctacagaattttatttttttcggcaatcagatgtactaaaaaatccccagagagaatggggcttgtcttagaaaattatttttccaaaaatttgtttttaaaaaaggaaatttcacaaatacaaacgtaacaaaacaaatatcaaataaaaataaattgtatcaacacgtcgacatcctatagtagaaaaaaaaaataaggaaattttactcacacataaaacataaaacaaatatcaaacaaaaataaatcgtatcgacacatcgacatcctataaatgaaaaaataaaataaggaaattttactcatacatacaaaattacacaaatatcaaacaaaaatattgaaaagttagttgacattataaatgtatccatagtaactcgaaactaaaaacaagaaattttgtattaacgacgagaatttgaacaaaattaaatattattgttgtatatcctaggcacgttatagcttatagggcatgaaagttacccttgtttcaatagtcctattagcgtaggtgacaaggtgattgctgtttaattttgctttctgagttcgtatccccacagagattgctattttttttatattatattttgttttggaatattatgaaatgcgtaacaattagagtctttttttgctgaatcgaaacttaagcatttaattacaacataaatccttatgtgacagtttacgccgaAGTCAAAATAGAGCCTTAAAATTTATGTTCAACATGAATTATTTAAGGTTCGTTTCAGCTAATggcccttaaagaaaaaaagaaaaacgttaagaaaaactcaatgtaataatttaaatgaggtaagagctcaaaccaataagtcgttttggctcaaactttttgtttatttttgattccaaggagggaaatttgaaattttttaacggcACCAACTAGAGATGCTGCAAATAATGATTCGGTCGAATACCGAACATTCGACCACGCTTATATGTACAGTGCGGTTCACttggttagacgcaccaattttcgtttacataaatttcattttttttgtgtgtgtgcaagaataaccaaaaaaattgtatttattagaatggttatttagttcttaatagaaaaacaaaaagaattagtgggtgagtggaagttaacggtactttttagtccttcttgtccttgatgtaagaaaaagggcagcttttttcggttcacatgattagacgcacaccttaaattagttagtttggcgagatctatACAACTGATTTTtaagatatagtagttttttttgagattttcaaaatactttaatgcgaatatctcagaatcctgacgtgatagaattttttttgacttcggattctaactcatcACATCAAATACTATAAGacaagtatacttttgtttctaggagaaaaaaaagcattacAAGGCGGTTTAGTGAATAAGATATTTATaattagaaaaatagtatataaaattacaaaacacgtaaaaattttgtttaatgtattttattatggttttctttacatatccctctgtaggcacacctctttttttttgacgtgataggcacacgggtgcgaatttggtttatgctttttcatgtcgctagaacttttttcggtcacaatattttatagagaatcaagcatgaaattaatgtagaatattccgaggaattcgaatattgtattcacatttccgaaaaaaaaaatattttcacccttataaagaaacttttttgtgactacttttttgaaaaatcgtaattttttaatttttgtcctgccatattatgaggaataagtacttcaaatttgagctcaatgcgacaagtagttttaattttatacaagttcaaatgaatctaaaaggatgattttttagaaactacccacatttttcaaaaatcatttttacaaaaatggtacctgatagaatttttctgaaaccagatttagatttaagaaaatctaatctttcataatatcaaaaagttatttgaaggagaaaaaaatagttaaattttgcagaccagtgtaatcaaattaaaggttcacttaaatatttaactgaattatacatatttctctcaaccaatataaacaatttaatactcagaTTAAAGGCTAaagctcggctaaatttaatacttgagtttcataaccataaaatttaaccgagcattagcttttaacctgagttgtttttatacactagcccaaaaagttTAAGGAACAAAGGAAAATTCGTGatagctccaaaacaagtaccaattcgatttgattttttctactaagatagatttttagaaaaaaaaaatttcaaaatcgttggaaccttataaattaaaaaaaaaaaaaactcaaaaataaaattggtatgcaattttgtagaaattactaatccaaaaactattattttcccaaattttctttctgttttatatctaaactatataaatgcttttgtataaaaaattcgttgaaattaaattggtagtttggcacggttctacggtaggttaataataattttaagaaatgtccatgattgcccaaaaactattatataatttttttaaacaaaatcactggtaccgttttcgagaaaattaaacatttcctaaattggtttatgacaggtatcgttatttttgataaaaaaaaaaaaaagtgtgtgtacacatgtacacgcgactgaagttatacttctcattcagtatatgtaaatgaatttcatttgatatttttaatttctattattaaattaattaatccacacatcgtttttttacatttttatcaagtgaacaataaattaattctttcatcctccttgcgtccatgtagttttcaatttattctgtgaaatttacacatgttgtgcggttcagaacgtacggtatacgcttaacgaaactaaatgaattgagcataaaatgtgcgatatggttattttatgagaattgtgtgtgcttcagcactagtagtagcaatatggaacttgcagagttgctacaaagctcaaaagtgagctgagctcagctcacagctcagctcaaattttgagctagctgacttttgagctatgtaccatagctcagctcatttgagctgagctgaaagtcagctgagctgatggttgagctgagctgttgggtgagctaaagtaaagtgagctgagctgagctgtgatgggtgagaggatacattgatttttatttggaaagtataatgaaatatgaagatattttaaacttttataaaacaccatagctcaagatgtttggttctagttattaatggaattattttaacacatggatatttttataaataaaacagataatttttcgtgatctttctcttggtttttttaaccctagaaagataatcataatatacgtctcagagacgtatgattctaaaaaagatttttggtcttatgttaacactttttgtcatatttatttaactcattacttagattattttaaagaagtgatataataaatgaaatcaatttaacaaaaacccagaaatttgaattgaattagataaaacagttctttacacgccatacgtcttacagacgtagattatctttctagggttaatagtaaatatatttctatttttttagtaaaatatttcttttttagtcataaaaaaaatcaggtacaatccggttttacgacttttttcaaaattccgagaaaatcgcgtttgaaagttggggtaaatttttttttcgaaaaatccccgaatctttgaacgctcctggaagctaaaccgcttgagagcaatttttgggagtggtgccaaatgatagcttgtgtcatgggcctacgctttccacattatcagatttttaaaaaatcgccttccatgttaaaccgccacatcatgccttttttttcagaatcgggcttaactttttttttacctttaagttctcctggtttgagaacgcgtgtacctacagggatggaagttgtacccaaatgtaggttagagtccccgctaccttttggcatcaaaaaaatttttttcatttttttcaaaattccgagatataggcgttggaaggctttgatctagagacaggggagtggtgccatatgaaagcttatattctcagctacccgaaagtggtataatccggtttttcgatttttttcaaaattccgagaaaatcgtgtttgaaagttggggtaaattttttttttttcgaaaaatccccgaatctttgaacgctcctggaagctaagccgcttgagagcaatttttgggagtgatgccaaatgatagcttgtgtcatgggcctacgctttgcacattgtcagatttttaaaaaatcgctttgcatgttaaaccgccacatcatgcctattttttcagaatcgggcttaactttttttttacctttaagttctcctggtttgagaacgcgtgtacctacagggatggaagttgtacccaaatgtaggttagagtccccgctaccttttggcatcaaaaatttttttttcattttttttcaaaattccgagatataggcgttggaagttggggcgctcactttcagctcagctcactttcagctcagctcaaatgagctaagctatggtacctagctcaaatttgagctgagctgtgagctgagctgaaatgttagctttttgcaaccctggcaacttgccacacgcaacttgccacatacaacttgccacatgcaacttgccacatgcaacttgccacatacaacttgccacatgcaacttgccacatgaaacatgtaacttgctacgtgttgtgtgttttatgtttgccgtactgtggcgtactgcatttttaaatactaaagtactgcgtactctaaaggtgaaacgacagccctgctacccagggtgatcgcgtcataatccctttgacattcttgtcaaaaagtaaattttcatacccaccctcccataagaagtataacttcaaaaattagttctaaaaacccctatggagattctgcaaaaaaatgctacataccaagtttgatgttactCGGTAGATTTAATGGATCTACCGAGTAagctgttcctttgggaggtggcaaagtactactaatagttaactagcgattttcaatggaacgcactttcaacgaattcaatacaaatcgtatccactcgggaagaagagcatgagtaggtagatgatagtactagattaaacaaaaaatctactattagcagactaccacctccagtgaaacagggctatagtaatcccatgtctgattgttatctcaactttttttttgtacgaatgcatagcttgactatatcatgacaaaataaaaagcatgtaaaagctacattcttctagttttagaatcttagaaccaaatatgtattttatttcaaatggtgaaatagaaaaatcattggaactatcccaaaaccacattttcttgcatttgcgatcaaaatatgcccttttaccttttgagtttattttaacattttatttataaatatcgtttaaattttagataacaaaaatgttttaattagaaataaagaaaagtatacaaaaatggtacgaaaagatttttttttcaaaatttaatattttataaaaacttttaatttttatttgcagttgcaaatttgaacaaagccgtATATCCAGAGTCCTTGTTCGcaaacataaatcagtttaagcaaataaacgaggttgtttcgtattgtattaaaatactttaaaataatgtgaaatatggccatattgtatgaacttgatccctacctactcttgcattatgcggtttaagaaaatagtaagtatatgccacagtgcatgtggaaaacattcaaacaatgtgaactacaactttggcctagatattattacaaaaagcaccctaatcaaaattaaataaacacttctataactgaagaaaatcttcttcttttcgttaataaaaacaaaaaacaaaatccttccaaacatacataagaatcaaacattcaaaaataaatattcaattcaaaataatacaaaaatttaaaataaattctatttcaatattacagaaacaaaaataaacaaacacactactagcacaaaacaaaactaatacaaatacaccaaatataaataatattgtaaatgtggttacttagtaaccaaaagtccttttcagggatttttcggccatcgaatacacaatcctaaaacgattgtggcgccacccctcaaacgattgtggctccacccctcaaacatagcggacgttttttccggtgtcacttctatatataattattcaatgtttGAATACAATTATGGAGTAATTGCTTCAGATCttttaatcaaaattcaaacaaaGCTCAAGTCTTGGCATAATAGATGATTGCAATTTCccctataataataattaaggaTCGAGAGTCTGGAATTCAAccacgtttttgaaaattaggcAGGAATTGAAAAGAAGAACTTAAAATGTTCAACCGAATTAAAacgcccgacaaacaattttggttctataaagctttacagatgcaattgtggcttctgtaaagcattatagaagcaaaatttttaGTAGGGCGGCTATGGTGAAATGGTTTTCATGATACTTTTGGAGACGTTGTCCATTTCTCTTAAGccctcctgaaaaaaaaaaaccaaggttGTATTGGCTGAATTTGAAACCAGAAACCTTGCGTGATAGATCATATAAACTTAAAAACgtcaaagaaaagaaaaaaagtagagAGGTTACAAAACAGAACTCTGAGTCTCAGTTTgaacttgttctttttttacgGTAAATGATCATTTATATGTtatcaaatgataaaaattaaatattcggGTTTATCGTTCCTTCGGAGAGTTAATGCAATTAATAAAAACTAAGTTATTCATTATTTTCCCAACTTTTCtccggtttttttttcgggattcaTCAGGGGATTTTCTTTAttagtttcttaaaaataaaagtacaaTTATTAACTATACTTTGTTGCAATACTTGgtcttacttttttcaaaattgggcTTTTGCAATTCGTTCAGTTACTACCATTTTTAAAGTAACTTAATCCAAAGATAATTTCTAGTTTAAGTCCACTACGCTGctgaaacgaaacgaaaaattgtCTCAAAAGTATATAAATAACATGCAAGTGACAACTGGTTTTcctaatttcttaaaatattctaGCAAAAGAATTTCGTTTGCCAAGctgcgtactgtgcaacgaaaagtATTACAAAAAATACTGTTGGGTATACTTGCTTTATGCCACATACCATCTTCTGTAATCGGAAGGGGGTTACACAAATCCCAAGAGGGACTGGGATAGTCCATATTTTAGACTATGACTGCGTAAAGGATCATTATCAAGTATGAAAGAGATTTTTAATCCCATCGGAAGCAGTCaaagtcattttcaaaaatgcgGTCATAATTTGTTTGAGTTTAGATAATGGGCGCTAGTTTAGAGATCGTCTCACTAAAATGCTTgccatttattaattttcttaactcGACTAAGGTTGTTTTgctctaatatttttttgtatcaaataaattatgcgaGCGCAGGTTTACCCTAGGGAGGCAATATAAAATCGTTAATTCCTCGTTTTCTTAACTCGACTTAGGCGGTTATAGCTTGTGGCCACAGATTTATGGAAAATCTTTCTTTTAAGTCTTACGGTTCACATCGAATTTTAACCACTATCTTGTACTAATGAAATTCTACTTAAGTACTACCTTGCTAATGAAGAAACACCAGAACTTATTAAATTTACTAATTAGAAAGATATCCCCAACGAATTGTATCAAGGGTCCCTAGCGAATTTTGTGTTagtgaattttaattaaaatacaagCTAAAAAATTAACCATTTCGGTTgta
This DNA window, taken from Episyrphus balteatus chromosome 2, idEpiBalt1.1, whole genome shotgun sequence, encodes the following:
- the LOC129911272 gene encoding uncharacterized protein DDB_G0283357, translating into MLSYMLPVEEKPSETTITTTTTTTTAMTVSPPSMQVDASNTTIQSLQVQKTPVSIVKGSTAPTNNQHHSQEQQQQQYQSSQTTTTTNMMNVGGRNLNLNLNLSNKLNQSGNALLSAIIEKNTTTTTSSSASALAMNSNSSIASDDNDDDGCHSFDNCDENTKLLDASEKICANGKTLASVTAAVAASVADTSTSSAICLHGSNHNSNNKTAIRSNSNGNNNNNNSISSSLKGGGGSSVGNSSSCHDCIEEEEVGDTCDEDTETGGTSDGDRRKQLKKVKLSKIGATKSVTLKRVSFGSSKGSMVETLVFETPTPLPEHAEREFGFSIENSYNTGVQSICNNNINSACSRINSSLDDSGIELQEELERSKVRVSIYQSNQPQQVSPPESYSHFKDNSYLLISDTFSTEPSDFENDIMTAVTATPTSYDRQQSTDSGWDNPFRPGGDLSREADEIVNMIKGGKPITPTGDINHAISNGSAQKESHSIENGTAVVDGATKIQVAQSQSAQNGTHSPQLRPATTTTTTTSASPANGVSDTNGTTTQTQVSNKVVPGPTSASHVVIDDKKNKKKGCCVIQ